One Amphiprion ocellaris isolate individual 3 ecotype Okinawa chromosome 5, ASM2253959v1, whole genome shotgun sequence genomic region harbors:
- the gpd1b gene encoding glycerol-3-phosphate dehydrogenase [NAD(+)], cytoplasmic → MAAPKKICVIGSGNWGSAIAKIVGANAAKYDKFDTTVNMWVFEETVDGRKLTEIINTDHENVKYLPGHKLPPNVLAVPDLAESVKGADILIFVVPHQFIVRVCDTIKEHIKKDAVGMSLIKGVDAGPEGLKLISQVIREKLGITMTVLMGANIANEVADEKFCETTIGCKDKAAGPLLKELMQTTNFRVTVVEESDVVEICGALKNIVAVGAGFCDGLGFGDNTKAAVIRLGLMEMIAFARVFCTDCPISPATFLESCGIADLITTCYGGRNRKIGEAFAKTGKTIEQLENELLNGQKLQGPATATEVHQILKQKNMVEKFPLFTAVYQICFNSHPVTEFIKCLQNHPEHM, encoded by the exons ATGGCAGCTCCGAAGAAAATCTGTGTGATCGGCTCTGGAAACTG GGGCTCCGCCATCGCTAAGATCGTGGGCGCCAACGCAGCCAAGTATGACAAGTTTGACACCACAGTGAACATGTGGGTGTTCGAGGAGACGGTGGACGGCCGCAAGCTCACAGAAATCATCAACACAGAccatgaaaatgtgaaatatctGCCCGGTCACAAGCTGCCCCCCAATGTG CTGGCTGTTCCAGACTTGGCTGAGTCTGTGAAAGGAGCCGACATCCTCATCTTCGTGGTTCCTCACCAGTTCATTGTGAGAGTGTGCGACACCATCAAAGAGCACATAAAGAAGGATGCTGTAGGAATGTCTCTCATCAAG GGCGTCGATGCAGGTCCAGAGGGTCTGAAGCTGATCTCACAGGTCATCCGAGAGAAACTGGGCATCACTATGACAGTCCTCATGGGTGCGAACATCGCTAACGAGGTCGCTGATGAGAAGTTCTGCGAAACAACCATCG GGTGCAAAGACAAAGCTGCGGGGCCGCTGCTGAAGGAACTGATGCAAACCACCAACTTCAGAGTCACTGTGGTGGAGGAGTCTGACGTTGTGGAGATCTGCGGGGCGCTCAAG AACATTGTGGCAGTCGGAGCCGGCTTCTGTGATGGGCTGGGATTCGGCGACAACACCAAGGCGGCGGTGATTCGTCTCGGCCTGATGGAGATGATTGCCTTCGCCAGGGTCTTCTGCACCGACTGCCCCATCTCCCCCGCCACCTTCCTGGAGAGCTGCGGCATCGCTGACCTCATCACCACCTGCTACGGCGGACGCAACCGCAAGATTGGAGAGGCGTTCGCCAAAACAGGCAAA ACCATCGAGCAGTTAGAGAATGAGCTGCTGAACGGTCAGAAGCTTCAGGGTCCGGCCACTGCAACTGAGGTCCACCAAATCTTGAAACAAAAGAATATGGTGGAAAA gTTCCCTCTTTTCACTGCCGTTTATCAGATCTGCTTCAACAGCCACCCAGTCACAGAGTTCATCAAGTGTTTGCAAAACCACCCAGAGCACATGTGA